The Halanaerobium praevalens DSM 2228 genome contains a region encoding:
- a CDS encoding ABC transporter substrate-binding protein, whose protein sequence is MKKEMRFASLVLMVMVFTLLVSGISFAQTEDRYGGTLNTAFQMSVAHLDSDNSTDSLITAMMNHVYEGLFEFDENLNLTPHLAEDYEIKADGLIYEVKLRENVKMHNGQIMNADDVIASFRRWLELNNGGQLVKPYFDKVEKIDEFNLRFKFKEVYAPFLNILASPVSNQKFVVRAEEIVEEFGSDVIDRHVGTGPYKYEEWVPDQKLVLTRFEDYSPSPREASFFAGKRTAYLDKIVFNFIPDAQVRVSGVQTGQFQFAEEVPRDQYPIFKMDNNIENVIIYPDRMSMLIFNNSAAPFDNKYGRQALVYALDFEELGYGMIGDPRFWRLESALHEEGNPWHVEDAGAGIYGVYDPEKAKELLEKSGYDGQPLVILSGQDNQMERQGAIAIKDQLEKIGIEVELKLFDRPTVVEKRAKKEGWHMHLSPFIKVVTDPQIHQGWTGTNKWISNWDSQESRAMDQVFKEMLKEVDQEKRYQIMEKMQSELWDSVPYFNILDYSRLHIRRSELKNFKSGWQPFFWNTYLE, encoded by the coding sequence ATGAAAAAAGAAATGAGATTTGCTTCACTAGTTCTAATGGTAATGGTTTTTACACTTTTAGTAAGTGGTATTAGTTTTGCTCAAACTGAAGACCGTTATGGAGGGACTCTTAACACTGCTTTTCAGATGTCGGTTGCTCATTTAGACAGTGATAATTCTACTGATTCTTTAATTACAGCTATGATGAACCATGTTTATGAAGGTCTATTTGAATTTGATGAGAATCTTAATTTAACCCCTCATTTGGCAGAAGATTATGAAATAAAAGCAGATGGTTTAATTTATGAAGTTAAATTAAGAGAAAATGTTAAAATGCATAATGGCCAAATAATGAATGCAGATGATGTAATTGCCTCTTTTAGAAGGTGGCTTGAATTAAATAATGGAGGTCAGCTTGTAAAACCATATTTTGATAAAGTAGAAAAAATAGATGAATTTAATCTTCGTTTTAAATTCAAAGAAGTTTATGCTCCTTTTCTTAATATTTTAGCTTCACCTGTTTCTAACCAGAAGTTTGTAGTTAGAGCAGAAGAAATAGTTGAAGAATTTGGTTCTGATGTTATTGATCGTCATGTAGGGACTGGACCCTATAAGTATGAAGAATGGGTGCCGGATCAGAAGTTAGTTTTAACTCGTTTTGAAGATTATAGTCCAAGTCCGAGAGAGGCTTCTTTCTTTGCTGGTAAAAGAACTGCTTATTTGGATAAAATAGTATTTAATTTTATTCCAGATGCTCAGGTTAGAGTTTCTGGGGTTCAGACAGGTCAATTCCAATTTGCAGAAGAAGTTCCTAGAGATCAGTATCCTATTTTTAAAATGGATAATAATATAGAGAATGTAATTATTTATCCAGATCGGATGTCAATGTTAATTTTTAATAATTCAGCAGCACCTTTTGATAATAAATATGGACGTCAAGCTTTAGTTTATGCTCTTGATTTTGAAGAACTGGGATATGGAATGATTGGTGATCCTAGATTTTGGCGTTTAGAATCTGCTTTACATGAAGAAGGTAATCCTTGGCATGTAGAAGATGCGGGTGCAGGTATTTATGGAGTATATGATCCTGAAAAAGCAAAAGAGTTGCTGGAAAAGTCAGGTTATGATGGCCAGCCATTAGTTATTTTAAGTGGTCAAGATAATCAGATGGAAAGACAGGGAGCTATTGCAATTAAAGACCAACTTGAAAAAATTGGGATTGAAGTAGAGTTAAAACTATTTGATCGTCCAACTGTAGTTGAAAAAAGAGCTAAAAAAGAAGGTTGGCATATGCATCTTTCTCCCTTTATTAAAGTAGTTACAGATCCCCAAATCCATCAAGGTTGGACAGGTACTAATAAATGGATTAGTAATTGGGATAGTCAAGAATCCAGAGCAATGGATCAAGTTTTTAAAGAGATGTTAAAAGAGGTTGATCAAGAAAAACGTTATCAAATTATGGAAAAGATGCAGTCTGAACTCTGGGATTCTGTTCCCTATTTTAATATTTTAGATTATAGTCGACTTCATATTCGCAGATCAGAACTTAAAAACTTTAAGTCAGGCTGGCAGCCCTTCTTTTGGAACACTTATTTAGAATAA
- a CDS encoding permease: protein MAKNKEQKKKNSNLNYYIFAIFAAFIAGSYFINFDLGQRIGANFMIFARDMGLLLPPAFVLIGLFDVWVSRESIENNFGNKSGFKKYIYAILLAATTVGGTFVAFPVANTLYHKGANYSSIFTYVTAASLVMIPMSIMEASILGIKFTAIRIGVSLPLVIISSIILGNFLTKIDYKIPKNE from the coding sequence ATGGCTAAAAACAAAGAACAAAAAAAGAAAAATAGCAATTTAAATTATTATATATTTGCAATTTTTGCAGCCTTTATTGCTGGATCATATTTTATTAATTTTGATCTTGGTCAAAGAATTGGAGCTAATTTTATGATTTTTGCCCGTGATATGGGTTTGCTCTTACCCCCAGCTTTTGTGCTGATAGGTCTATTTGATGTCTGGGTCAGTCGTGAAAGCATTGAAAATAATTTTGGTAATAAATCTGGTTTCAAAAAATACATCTATGCTATTTTGCTGGCCGCAACTACAGTTGGCGGAACTTTTGTAGCTTTTCCAGTAGCTAATACTCTCTATCATAAAGGAGCAAATTATTCTTCAATTTTCACTTATGTAACAGCTGCTTCTTTAGTTATGATTCCTATGAGTATTATGGAAGCTTCAATACTTGGAATTAAATTCACTGCTATCAGAATTGGTGTTTCTTTACCACTGGTCATTATCAGCTCAATTATTCTAGGTAATTTCTTGACAAAAATTGATTATAAAATTCCTAAAAATGAGTAA